A region of Rhizobium indicum DNA encodes the following proteins:
- a CDS encoding ABC transporter permease translates to MKNVTFNGFIGSILIAALLISAAIGLFWTPYDPMKLGFTARLAAPSSAHWLGTDEFGRDVLSRLIVGARASVWIGTLTVTFATVCGTLIGLVSGYARGWVDAVIMAVNNALLAFPGILLALGLLAVFGANQYGIIFALGIAYSPSMARVVRGAVLSLREREFIEASKVMGNGELYTMFRHILPNCVAPITVLATSMFGWAILSESALSFLGLGVPPPAPTWGNMLAAGRPFIEQAVWLGLFPGLAIALTLLGINLLGDALRDKLDPRMRGLK, encoded by the coding sequence ATGAAAAACGTCACCTTCAACGGCTTCATCGGCAGTATTCTCATTGCCGCATTGCTCATCTCCGCTGCGATCGGCCTTTTCTGGACCCCCTATGATCCGATGAAGCTCGGCTTCACCGCACGGCTGGCGGCGCCAAGCAGCGCCCACTGGCTCGGAACCGACGAATTCGGCCGCGATGTGCTCAGCCGCCTGATCGTCGGCGCCCGGGCGAGCGTCTGGATCGGCACCTTGACGGTCACATTCGCAACGGTCTGCGGCACGCTGATCGGTCTCGTCAGTGGTTATGCCCGCGGTTGGGTCGATGCCGTCATCATGGCCGTCAACAATGCGCTTCTTGCCTTTCCCGGCATCCTTCTGGCGCTTGGATTGCTCGCCGTCTTCGGCGCCAACCAATATGGCATCATCTTCGCGCTGGGCATTGCCTATTCTCCCTCCATGGCCCGCGTTGTCCGGGGTGCCGTCCTGTCGCTGCGCGAGCGGGAATTCATCGAGGCCTCAAAGGTGATGGGCAATGGCGAGCTCTATACCATGTTCCGCCATATCCTCCCCAATTGCGTCGCCCCGATCACCGTGCTTGCGACCTCGATGTTCGGCTGGGCGATCCTTTCGGAAAGCGCGCTCAGCTTTCTCGGCCTCGGCGTTCCGCCACCGGCGCCGACCTGGGGCAACATGCTGGCTGCCGGCCGACCATTCATCGAGCAGGCGGTCTGGCTGGGTCTGTTCCCGGGCCTGGCGATCGCCCTGACGCTCCTCGGCATCAATCTTCTGGGCGACGCTCTTCGGGACAAGCTTGATCCGCGGATGAGGGGGCTGAAATGA
- a CDS encoding ABC transporter permease, producing MLKFVLNRLLMALPTIVLVSVTVFTLIRFIPGDPAALMLGDMAEPAQIAAMRSELGLDKSLPEQFLIWTANVVQGDFGRSIVNDEPVLPLVASRFLVSAQIVVVAVLLASLIAVPAGVIAAWRQNSLTDLALVGTATILLSIPTFWLGLLLLLFFGLKLSWLPVLGYVSIGSNVTGGLLYLVLPIMTLVIHEMGVLIRMARASTLEVLRLDYITHARAKGLSESAVLWRHAFKNAFGPTWTVIGLILGNLLGGIAVIETVFTIPGLGRLMVDSIFARDYPVIQGCLLFVSLSYVLVNLVVDLLYPLFDPRVVAE from the coding sequence ATGCTGAAATTCGTTCTAAACCGCCTGTTGATGGCATTGCCGACGATCGTCCTCGTTTCGGTGACCGTTTTCACGCTGATCCGCTTCATACCCGGCGATCCGGCGGCCCTGATGCTGGGTGATATGGCCGAGCCGGCTCAGATCGCGGCAATGCGCTCGGAACTCGGCCTCGACAAATCGCTGCCGGAACAGTTCCTGATCTGGACCGCCAATGTCGTCCAGGGTGATTTCGGCCGCTCGATTGTCAATGACGAGCCGGTTCTGCCGCTCGTCGCATCACGCTTTCTGGTCAGTGCCCAAATCGTCGTCGTCGCCGTGCTTCTGGCGAGCCTCATCGCCGTGCCGGCCGGTGTCATCGCCGCCTGGCGGCAGAACAGTCTGACGGACCTGGCACTGGTCGGCACGGCCACGATCCTGCTGTCGATCCCGACATTCTGGCTCGGCCTCCTGCTTCTGCTTTTCTTCGGCTTGAAACTCAGCTGGCTACCGGTCCTCGGCTATGTCTCGATCGGCAGCAACGTCACCGGCGGCCTGCTTTACCTCGTGCTGCCGATCATGACCCTGGTCATTCACGAGATGGGTGTGTTGATCCGCATGGCGCGCGCCTCGACGCTGGAAGTGCTGCGTCTCGACTATATCACCCACGCCCGGGCCAAGGGGCTTTCCGAGAGCGCCGTCCTCTGGCGGCACGCCTTCAAGAATGCTTTCGGCCCGACCTGGACAGTCATCGGTCTGATCCTCGGCAATCTGCTCGGCGGCATTGCCGTCATCGAGACGGTCTTCACCATTCCGGGGCTCGGGCGACTGATGGTCGACAGTATTTTTGCCCGCGACTACCCCGTAATCCAAGGGTGCCTGCTGTTCGTCTCGCTTTCCTATGTGCTGGTCAATTTGGTCGTCGACCTGCTCTATCCCTTGTTCGATCCGCGGGTAGTCGCCGAATGA
- a CDS encoding LysR family transcriptional regulator, which produces MNIKQLEVLRTLLATGSTIATAKTMGLSQSGVSRLLQQLEADLSMSLFVRDKGRLIPTPEALLLARDAENILLAVDRMSGHAEDLRSGAAGPEIVRVGLPSSMWEHFAPAMLADYISDFPGVRIETFFETTTAINKLVEQRVIDFGFLRMEGESGPGIEVERVATGESVCVVPKDHPLAKLEEITVRNLRDVPLILIGRQRPNRMALDQTFRRAGVKQIVKIETHTNSSACSYVAHGLGVTIISSFYANLYRHLPVVHRPFVPRATQEFGLARAVGTPLSIAAHALSDALKRQIQLSQKDI; this is translated from the coding sequence ATGAATATCAAGCAACTGGAAGTCCTGCGCACGCTTCTGGCGACAGGGTCGACGATTGCCACTGCAAAGACGATGGGGCTCAGCCAGTCCGGCGTCAGCCGCCTGCTCCAGCAGCTCGAGGCGGACCTTTCGATGTCGCTTTTCGTGCGCGACAAAGGCCGTCTCATCCCCACCCCCGAGGCCCTGCTTCTTGCCCGCGATGCCGAAAACATCTTGCTCGCGGTCGATCGGATGTCGGGCCATGCGGAGGACTTAAGAAGCGGCGCCGCCGGCCCGGAGATCGTCCGCGTCGGCCTGCCGAGCAGCATGTGGGAGCATTTCGCACCGGCAATGCTGGCCGATTACATCAGCGATTTCCCCGGTGTGCGGATCGAAACCTTCTTCGAGACGACGACCGCGATCAACAAGCTCGTCGAGCAGAGAGTGATCGATTTCGGCTTTCTGCGCATGGAGGGCGAGAGCGGACCGGGCATCGAGGTCGAGCGGGTCGCCACCGGCGAAAGTGTCTGCGTCGTTCCGAAGGACCATCCTCTTGCGAAACTGGAGGAAATCACGGTCAGGAATTTGCGCGACGTGCCCCTCATTCTGATTGGCCGCCAACGGCCGAACCGCATGGCGCTCGACCAGACCTTCCGGCGGGCCGGCGTCAAGCAGATCGTCAAGATCGAGACGCATACCAATAGTTCCGCCTGTTCCTACGTCGCGCATGGCCTCGGGGTCACGATCATCAGCAGCTTTTATGCGAATCTCTATCGCCACCTACCGGTGGTTCACCGTCCTTTCGTGCCACGCGCGACCCAGGAATTCGGATTGGCGAGGGCGGTCGGGACGCCACTCTCGATTGCCGCTCACGCTCTCAGCGACGCTTTGAAGCGGCAGATCCAGCTTTCGCAAAAAGACATTTGA
- a CDS encoding LysR family transcriptional regulator: MFNFPQVRNLMRFAGRAIDVGDRMARDTSAAISLKHIEAYDAIAATGSTIAASVELGISQSNASRLLQQLEDYLGVRLFDREKNRLQPTREGLQLGPEIRAISDRLRALKTAAMELESGRSREIMLRLAFPSSLSSTRIPKLLKNFLAANGPMRVEVASGSYLAIERMVADGEADLGFARLPLMSPGLKQEKILSSRVICALHNDHPKAGSRQLSVADLKGQDLIMLNRERPVRHELEALFYKAGIRQRPLLEAHSVASACALAAQGLGIALVGEIIAREYATLPLQFIPLEPELPVAYALISGEKFPMPKAASLFLQSISDWA; this comes from the coding sequence ATGTTCAACTTTCCGCAGGTCCGCAATCTTATGCGGTTTGCGGGTAGGGCTATCGATGTTGGAGATAGAATGGCGCGAGACACGAGTGCGGCGATCAGCCTGAAGCATATCGAGGCCTATGACGCCATCGCGGCGACGGGCTCGACGATTGCCGCTTCCGTCGAGCTTGGGATCTCGCAATCGAACGCCAGCCGTTTGTTGCAGCAACTGGAAGACTATCTCGGCGTCCGGCTTTTCGACCGGGAAAAGAACCGGCTGCAACCGACCCGCGAGGGGCTGCAGCTCGGCCCGGAAATCCGGGCCATTTCCGACCGGCTACGCGCCTTGAAAACAGCGGCGATGGAGCTCGAAAGCGGTCGATCGCGCGAGATCATGCTGCGGCTCGCCTTTCCCAGCAGCCTCTCCTCGACGCGCATTCCGAAGCTGCTGAAGAACTTTCTCGCGGCGAATGGTCCGATGCGCGTCGAAGTCGCATCCGGCAGCTACCTGGCAATTGAACGGATGGTGGCCGACGGCGAGGCCGATCTCGGCTTCGCGCGTCTGCCGCTGATGAGCCCGGGATTGAAACAGGAGAAGATCCTGTCGTCGCGGGTCATTTGCGCCCTGCACAATGATCATCCGAAGGCCGGCAGCCGCCAGTTGTCGGTCGCCGACCTGAAGGGGCAGGATCTGATCATGCTGAACAGGGAGCGACCGGTTCGTCACGAGCTTGAGGCGTTGTTCTACAAGGCCGGCATCCGCCAACGCCCCTTGCTCGAAGCGCATTCGGTGGCGAGTGCCTGCGCGCTGGCCGCGCAGGGGCTTGGCATTGCGCTGGTCGGCGAAATCATCGCCCGCGAATATGCGACGCTGCCGCTACAGTTCATTCCGCTCGAACCGGAACTGCCGGTTGCTTACGCGCTGATCAGCGGAGAGAAATTTCCGATGCCCAAGGCCGCCAGCCTCTTCCTTCAAAGCATTTCGGACTGGGCATGA
- a CDS encoding MmgE/PrpD family protein, producing the protein MATILRKIAQQLLSRTTFSDLAMDRARDAVVDTIGCMIAGSGDESVAALTRAFDGEIAGGGEARLVTGGSASPSFAALINATAAHALDFDDNFHPARAHASAVLVPALLAVLTRGKATSGRRFLEAYLAGLEAQAAVGFGVNPSHYNRGWHATATVGSIGAAAGVARLLGADENGLVAAMSLAASFACGPKGQFGTTAKPLHAGIAARNAVDAVRMALAGMSGRPDILERLQGFLDLFGGDNAKGWEDLTFDEEHIIESRGVVTKRHPCCASTHRAIDALLDLKQEHGLLAGDIAGIETKVGISAARNLAYPDPTDEMQARFSMQYCLATAFLKGSLSLSDFTRQEIERPEIRELMPRIKMQSYTAEEEKGVERLPHVVTVTMRDGRIYKKSRLQAKGSLEAPMSVHEREVKFLDCLRWGNRNVSGASFLQLRRLADFENLSGDDPFWNLIIGRQSP; encoded by the coding sequence ATGGCCACCATTCTCCGGAAGATCGCGCAACAGCTCCTGTCGCGAACGACGTTCTCAGACCTCGCCATGGACCGGGCAAGAGATGCTGTGGTGGACACCATCGGCTGTATGATTGCAGGCAGCGGCGATGAAAGCGTTGCCGCGCTCACCCGCGCCTTCGACGGAGAAATCGCCGGAGGCGGCGAAGCGCGGCTCGTCACCGGCGGCTCCGCCTCGCCCTCTTTCGCCGCACTCATCAACGCAACGGCGGCTCATGCGCTCGATTTCGATGACAATTTCCATCCGGCAAGGGCGCATGCTTCCGCGGTGCTGGTGCCGGCGCTGCTGGCGGTTCTGACGCGCGGCAAGGCAACAAGCGGAAGACGGTTTCTCGAGGCCTACCTGGCCGGGCTGGAGGCGCAAGCGGCGGTCGGCTTCGGCGTCAATCCCTCTCACTACAACAGAGGCTGGCACGCAACGGCGACGGTCGGCAGCATCGGGGCCGCGGCTGGCGTGGCACGGCTTCTCGGCGCCGACGAAAACGGCTTAGTCGCGGCGATGAGCCTCGCGGCGAGCTTCGCCTGCGGCCCGAAAGGGCAATTCGGCACGACCGCCAAACCGCTTCACGCCGGCATTGCCGCGCGCAATGCCGTGGACGCGGTGCGCATGGCGCTTGCGGGCATGAGCGGGCGGCCGGATATCCTCGAGCGGCTGCAAGGCTTCCTCGATCTTTTCGGCGGCGATAATGCCAAGGGCTGGGAAGACCTGACATTCGACGAGGAACATATCATCGAAAGCCGGGGCGTGGTGACCAAGCGCCATCCCTGCTGCGCTTCGACCCATCGCGCCATCGACGCGCTTCTGGATCTGAAGCAGGAGCATGGACTTTTGGCCGGCGACATTGCCGGGATCGAGACGAAAGTCGGCATATCCGCTGCCCGCAACCTCGCTTATCCCGATCCCACCGATGAGATGCAGGCCCGCTTCTCGATGCAATATTGCCTGGCAACAGCTTTCCTCAAAGGCTCCCTCAGCCTGTCAGACTTTACGCGGCAGGAGATCGAGCGGCCGGAAATCCGGGAACTCATGCCGCGCATCAAAATGCAGTCCTATACGGCGGAAGAGGAAAAAGGCGTGGAGCGCCTCCCGCATGTCGTCACGGTGACGATGCGCGACGGGCGCATTTATAAAAAGTCTCGCTTGCAGGCGAAGGGATCGCTTGAAGCGCCGATGAGCGTTCATGAACGTGAAGTCAAATTCCTGGACTGCTTGCGCTGGGGAAATCGGAATGTGTCCGGCGCCTCTTTCCTGCAGCTTCGCCGGCTTGCCGATTTTGAAAACCTGTCCGGCGACGATCCCTTCTGGAACCTGATCATAGGCCGTCAGTCGCCTTGA
- the yghX gene encoding YghX family hydrolase, with protein MTRMTAKDFPQELLELYDYYAHGRITKREFLDRAGKFAVGGLTAAAILSSLSPDYALATQVEFTDPDISAEYITYPSPKGNGDVRGYLVRPKNATGKVAAVVVVHENRGLNPYIEDVARRVAKAGFIALAPDGLTSVGGYPGNDEKGRELQQKVDPEKLMNDFFAAVEFLMSSDLTTGKVGITGFCYGGGVSNAAAVAYPELAAAVPFYGRQPRAEDVPKIKAPLLLHYAGLDKGINEGWPAYEAALKSSQKTYEAYVYPDVNHGFHNDSTPRYDETAAKLAWQRTVDWFTKYLA; from the coding sequence ATGACCCGTATGACAGCCAAGGATTTCCCTCAGGAACTTCTCGAACTCTACGATTATTACGCGCACGGGAGAATTACCAAGCGCGAGTTTCTCGACCGGGCCGGCAAATTCGCTGTCGGCGGACTTACGGCAGCTGCCATTCTTTCATCGCTGAGCCCTGACTATGCGCTGGCGACCCAGGTCGAGTTCACCGATCCCGATATATCAGCTGAATACATCACCTATCCCTCGCCAAAGGGAAATGGAGATGTCCGCGGCTATCTCGTCCGCCCTAAAAACGCCACCGGCAAAGTCGCGGCCGTGGTGGTCGTTCATGAAAACAGAGGTCTGAACCCCTATATCGAGGATGTGGCGCGGCGCGTGGCAAAGGCAGGTTTCATCGCACTTGCGCCGGATGGCCTGACCTCGGTCGGAGGCTATCCCGGCAACGACGAAAAGGGACGAGAACTCCAGCAGAAGGTCGACCCGGAAAAGCTGATGAACGACTTCTTCGCGGCGGTCGAATTCTTGATGAGCAGCGATCTCACCACCGGCAAGGTCGGCATCACCGGCTTCTGCTATGGCGGCGGCGTCTCCAACGCCGCGGCGGTGGCCTATCCGGAGCTTGCCGCAGCCGTGCCCTTCTACGGCCGGCAGCCGCGCGCCGAAGACGTGCCGAAGATCAAGGCGCCGCTGCTTCTCCACTATGCCGGACTGGACAAGGGGATCAACGAAGGCTGGCCGGCCTACGAAGCTGCGCTGAAATCGTCTCAAAAAACCTACGAGGCCTATGTCTATCCCGACGTCAATCACGGCTTCCACAATGATTCCACGCCGCGCTACGACGAGACGGCTGCCAAGCTCGCCTGGCAGCGAACGGTCGACTGGTTTACGAAATACCTCGCCTGA
- a CDS encoding Gfo/Idh/MocA family protein → MKVGIIGLGFRLGYLGYVFKAIDSSFDIVGYVDPEPAGLPGLTEKGISVGKAYGSPEELLASEKLDLLMIGSPNHLHLDHIRLGLQAGLKVFCEKPIVTTIAESIELAHLMAKFGHERLMVGLVLRYSPLYKDLRAIQAEGKLGQIVSIEASEHIEPYHGAFFMRDWRRYERYSGSFMLEKCCHDLDLYNGVAGARPERVASFGGRKSFIPANDPAREGINDLELFHRKPSGWMGSDKVFDSDADIIDYQVAIVEYANGVGMNFHTNLNVPDQFRRFAIMGSRGMAEGDFVRGYLDVHEQLTGNKIVENKYAATELSQHYGADEQMASDLLESVRTGLELPVSTLNALEAGILALAMDEARMKKAVIDLRPIWDRFDEALHARAA, encoded by the coding sequence ATGAAAGTGGGAATCATCGGGCTAGGATTCCGGCTCGGCTATCTCGGCTATGTTTTCAAGGCAATCGATAGCAGCTTCGACATTGTCGGCTATGTGGATCCGGAACCCGCCGGACTTCCCGGATTGACGGAAAAGGGAATTTCAGTCGGCAAGGCCTATGGTTCGCCGGAAGAGCTTCTTGCCTCCGAAAAACTCGATCTGCTGATGATCGGCTCCCCCAATCACCTGCATCTCGACCATATCAGGCTCGGGCTTCAAGCCGGTCTCAAGGTCTTTTGCGAAAAACCGATCGTCACGACGATCGCCGAAAGCATCGAACTTGCCCATCTGATGGCAAAATTCGGCCATGAGCGACTGATGGTCGGTCTCGTGTTGCGCTATTCTCCTCTTTATAAGGATCTCCGCGCCATCCAGGCCGAGGGCAAGCTTGGTCAGATCGTGTCGATCGAGGCCTCCGAACATATCGAGCCTTATCACGGCGCCTTCTTCATGCGCGACTGGCGCCGCTATGAGCGCTATTCCGGCAGCTTCATGCTGGAGAAATGCTGCCACGACCTCGATCTCTATAATGGCGTCGCCGGCGCACGGCCGGAGCGCGTCGCAAGTTTCGGCGGCCGCAAGAGCTTCATTCCGGCCAACGACCCGGCGCGCGAGGGCATCAACGACCTCGAGCTTTTCCACCGCAAGCCGAGCGGATGGATGGGATCGGACAAGGTCTTCGACAGCGATGCCGATATCATCGACTATCAGGTCGCGATCGTCGAATATGCCAATGGCGTCGGCATGAACTTTCACACCAATCTGAACGTGCCCGACCAGTTCCGCCGTTTCGCCATCATGGGTTCGCGCGGCATGGCCGAAGGCGATTTCGTGCGCGGCTATCTCGACGTTCACGAACAGCTGACCGGCAACAAGATTGTCGAAAACAAATATGCCGCCACCGAGCTCTCCCAGCACTACGGCGCCGATGAACAGATGGCGAGCGATCTGCTTGAAAGCGTGCGCACCGGGCTCGAACTTCCTGTTTCCACCCTGAATGCGCTCGAAGCCGGCATCCTCGCCTTGGCGATGGACGAAGCGAGGATGAAGAAAGCGGTCATCGATCTGCGTCCCATTTGGGACCGCTTCGACGAAGCCCTTCACGCAAGAGCGGCTTGA
- a CDS encoding carbohydrate ABC transporter permease — translation MSVQRSTFIFAWILLLPAVLYVLAIVAYPLVDTFILSFTDASLRKTTNWVGWVNYEKIFNERFAEVIIRTFIWTFFSVALKMVIGTFGACMLNAAVPGRSLFRLLTMPPWIVPMAIGIFMWGWMYNGQFGMISGMLQRFGLVDGPVAFLAYGNTAFWATIITDVWIGVPLVTIYFLAAIQSIPKDLYEAAWTDGAGRWYRFRRITLPLMVPAIITMSMLSLIATFNSFDIIWILTQGGPSGETTTMIIDTYQTAIGSKKYGEGAARAVLICIFLSLFCFAYFRVTRRLNPEKRA, via the coding sequence ATGAGTGTTCAACGAAGCACCTTCATCTTCGCCTGGATCCTTCTTCTCCCGGCTGTCCTTTATGTTCTGGCGATCGTCGCCTACCCGCTGGTGGATACGTTTATTCTCTCCTTCACCGATGCGTCTCTTCGGAAGACAACCAACTGGGTCGGCTGGGTGAATTACGAGAAGATCTTCAACGAGCGGTTTGCCGAAGTCATCATCCGCACCTTCATCTGGACGTTCTTCTCGGTTGCCCTGAAAATGGTGATCGGCACGTTCGGCGCATGCATGCTGAATGCTGCCGTACCCGGCCGCTCCCTGTTCCGGCTTTTGACCATGCCGCCATGGATCGTGCCGATGGCGATCGGCATCTTCATGTGGGGCTGGATGTATAATGGCCAGTTCGGGATGATATCAGGCATGCTGCAGCGCTTCGGTCTCGTCGACGGCCCTGTCGCCTTCCTCGCTTATGGAAACACCGCCTTCTGGGCAACGATCATCACCGACGTGTGGATCGGCGTGCCGTTGGTGACGATCTACTTCCTGGCGGCGATCCAATCCATTCCGAAGGATCTCTACGAGGCCGCCTGGACCGACGGCGCCGGCCGCTGGTACCGCTTCCGCCGCATCACGCTGCCGCTGATGGTTCCGGCGATCATCACCATGTCGATGCTGTCGCTGATCGCCACCTTCAACTCGTTCGACATCATCTGGATCCTGACGCAGGGCGGACCGAGCGGCGAGACGACGACGATGATCATCGACACCTATCAGACCGCGATCGGCTCGAAGAAATACGGTGAAGGTGCAGCGCGCGCCGTGTTGATCTGCATCTTCCTGTCGCTCTTCTGCTTCGCTTATTTCCGCGTCACCCGCCGCCTCAATCCGGAGAAACGCGCATGA
- a CDS encoding carbohydrate ABC transporter permease, which yields MSNAAMIDRYRWWEIILIYCGIALFLFFVLSPFVEGFLVSLKPLSQLFSSPYRFWPENGSFEAYRTMWISVPGFGRYIFNSFFISIIVTLIVLCLVIPAAYAFAKFEFRGMGILLGAFLTVNMFSGAVLLIPLFRLMRSIGVLNTYLAMIVPGVAFLIPSAIWLLRTYMIRIPQELNEAAYMDGASHFYTLRRVILPIAMPGIIVVAITTFIGAYAQQFIFALTFNSKTEYMPLPVGLFAYFGKQEVIWNELMAASFVGIAPAMVVIFFLQRYLVGGLTAGAVKQ from the coding sequence ATGAGCAATGCAGCCATGATCGACCGTTACCGCTGGTGGGAAATCATCCTGATCTATTGCGGCATTGCGCTGTTTCTTTTCTTCGTGCTGTCGCCCTTCGTCGAAGGTTTCCTGGTTTCGCTGAAGCCGCTCAGCCAGCTTTTCTCCTCGCCCTATCGTTTCTGGCCGGAGAACGGCTCCTTCGAAGCCTATCGGACGATGTGGATCAGTGTGCCGGGCTTCGGGCGCTATATCTTCAACTCGTTCTTCATCTCGATCATCGTCACGCTGATCGTCCTCTGCCTCGTCATTCCGGCGGCCTATGCCTTTGCGAAGTTCGAATTCAGGGGCATGGGCATCCTGCTCGGCGCCTTCCTGACGGTGAACATGTTCTCCGGCGCCGTGCTGTTGATCCCGCTCTTCCGGCTGATGCGCAGCATCGGCGTGCTCAACACCTATCTCGCCATGATCGTGCCGGGCGTCGCCTTCCTGATCCCCTCGGCGATCTGGCTGCTGCGCACCTACATGATCCGCATTCCGCAGGAACTCAACGAAGCGGCCTACATGGATGGCGCCAGCCATTTCTACACGCTGCGCCGGGTCATCCTTCCCATTGCGATGCCGGGGATCATCGTCGTCGCCATCACCACCTTCATCGGCGCTTACGCCCAGCAATTCATCTTCGCGCTGACGTTCAACTCGAAGACCGAATACATGCCCTTGCCGGTGGGGCTCTTTGCTTACTTCGGCAAGCAGGAGGTCATCTGGAACGAACTGATGGCGGCTTCCTTCGTCGGTATCGCGCCGGCGATGGTCGTCATCTTCTTCCTTCAGCGCTACCTTGTCGGCGGGCTGACCGCCGGTGCGGTGAAACAATAA
- a CDS encoding ABC transporter substrate-binding protein, whose amino-acid sequence MALALLGSTALTAVTAQAADKEISWIYCGDTIDPVHTKYIKQWEEKNTGWKVAPEVVGWAQCQDKATTLAAAGTPVAMAYVGSRTLKEFAQNDLIVPVPMTDDEKKTYYPNIVNTVTFEGTQWGVPIAFSTKALYWNKDLFKQAGLDPETPPKTWAEEIEMAKTIKEKTGIPGFGLSAKTFDNTMHQFMHWVYTNNGTVIDADGKVTLDSPQILAALKAYKDIVPYSEEGPTAYEQNEVRAIFLDGKVAMIQAGSGAADRLKATKISWGITTLPLGPDAKGPGTLLITDSLAIFKGSGVEDKATEFAKFITSPDVQSEYELQGGAGLTPLRPSAKVDEFVAKDPHWKPLIDGISYGGPEPLFTDYKGFQNSMIEMVQSVVTGKAEPEAALKKAAGEVEAFK is encoded by the coding sequence ATGGCGCTCGCCCTGCTCGGTTCGACGGCACTGACCGCCGTCACTGCCCAGGCGGCCGACAAGGAAATCAGCTGGATCTATTGCGGCGACACGATCGACCCGGTCCACACCAAATACATCAAGCAATGGGAAGAAAAGAACACAGGCTGGAAGGTCGCTCCCGAGGTCGTCGGATGGGCACAGTGCCAGGACAAGGCAACGACGCTCGCTGCCGCCGGCACGCCGGTGGCGATGGCCTATGTCGGCTCGCGCACGCTGAAGGAATTCGCGCAGAACGACCTTATCGTTCCTGTGCCGATGACAGATGACGAGAAGAAGACCTACTATCCGAACATCGTCAACACCGTGACCTTCGAGGGCACGCAGTGGGGTGTTCCGATCGCCTTCTCCACCAAGGCGCTCTATTGGAACAAGGATCTCTTCAAGCAGGCTGGTCTCGACCCCGAGACGCCCCCGAAGACTTGGGCTGAAGAAATCGAGATGGCAAAGACCATAAAGGAAAAGACCGGCATTCCGGGCTTCGGTCTTTCCGCCAAGACCTTCGACAACACGATGCACCAGTTCATGCATTGGGTTTACACCAACAACGGCACGGTGATTGATGCCGACGGCAAGGTCACGCTCGACAGCCCGCAGATTCTCGCCGCGCTGAAGGCCTACAAGGACATCGTCCCCTACTCCGAAGAAGGCCCGACCGCCTACGAGCAGAACGAAGTCCGCGCCATCTTCCTCGACGGCAAAGTGGCTATGATCCAGGCAGGCTCGGGTGCAGCCGACCGCCTGAAGGCAACGAAGATCAGCTGGGGCATCACGACGCTGCCGCTCGGCCCCGACGCCAAAGGCCCCGGCACGCTGCTGATCACCGACAGCCTGGCGATCTTCAAGGGTTCGGGGGTCGAGGACAAGGCGACGGAATTCGCCAAGTTCATCACCTCGCCGGATGTGCAATCCGAATACGAACTGCAGGGCGGCGCCGGCCTCACCCCGCTGCGGCCGTCGGCAAAGGTCGATGAATTCGTCGCCAAGGATCCCCACTGGAAGCCCTTGATCGACGGCATCAGCTACGGTGGTCCCGAGCCGCTCTTCACCGACTACAAGGGCTTCCAGAACTCGATGATCGAGATGGTACAGTCCGTGGTGACGGGCAAGGCCGAGCCGGAGGCAGCACTCAAGAAGGCTGCCGGCGAAGTCGAGGCGTTCAAGTAG